The following proteins come from a genomic window of Maribacter sp. HTCC2170:
- a CDS encoding DUF5606 domain-containing protein, which produces MSLEKIMSIGGKPGLYQLLTQTRSGFVAESLLDKKRITISAQSNVSVLSEIAIYTLEEEIPLGEVFQKIQVKEKGGKTSIGHKDDKLKLEEYFFEVLPNYDEDRVYASDIKKVIQWYNLLHDQGITEFVKDSEDSQEEE; this is translated from the coding sequence ATGAGTTTAGAGAAAATTATGTCGATTGGTGGTAAGCCCGGCCTTTATCAATTGCTGACCCAAACCCGTTCAGGTTTTGTGGCGGAGTCTTTGTTAGATAAGAAAAGAATCACCATTAGTGCACAAAGTAATGTGAGCGTTCTTTCTGAAATAGCAATATATACTTTGGAAGAGGAAATTCCTTTAGGAGAGGTTTTTCAAAAAATCCAAGTAAAAGAAAAGGGAGGTAAAACTTCAATTGGACATAAAGATGATAAGCTTAAATTGGAAGAATACTTTTTTGAGGTATTACCTAATTATGATGAGGATCGTGTTTATGCGAGTGATATAAAGAAGGTTATCCAATGGTACAACCTCTTACATGATCAGGGAATTACTGAATTTGTTAAAGATTCTGAAGATTCCCAAGAAGAAGAATAA
- a CDS encoding MIP/aquaporin family protein has protein sequence MNAFLFEFIGTAMLILIGNGVVANLVLKNTKGSDLGWVGISIAWGIAVFCGVFVSADASGAHLNPAVTVGLATAGKFGWELVPGYILSQVLGAMMGNFLIWLTYKKQYDSTEDQGSILATFSTSPAIRNPFWNFMSEVIGTFTLVFGIFFIASGSVGEEAISLGSLDALPVALLVIGIGFGLGGATGYAINPARDFGPRLMHALLPIKNKGTNDWGYAWVPILGPLTGGALAAFVYCLIGI, from the coding sequence ATGAATGCATTTTTATTTGAATTTATTGGCACAGCCATGTTAATACTCATTGGCAATGGGGTCGTGGCCAATCTAGTATTAAAAAATACCAAGGGATCCGACTTAGGATGGGTGGGTATTTCAATTGCATGGGGAATAGCTGTTTTTTGCGGCGTATTTGTTAGTGCAGATGCGTCTGGCGCCCATTTGAACCCCGCTGTCACAGTTGGCCTTGCCACGGCCGGAAAATTCGGTTGGGAATTGGTTCCCGGTTATATTCTTTCACAGGTATTGGGTGCAATGATGGGTAACTTCTTGATTTGGCTTACGTATAAAAAACAATACGATTCTACTGAAGACCAAGGGTCTATTTTAGCCACCTTCTCTACCTCTCCTGCAATCAGAAATCCTTTTTGGAATTTTATGTCGGAGGTAATCGGCACTTTTACGTTAGTATTTGGCATCTTTTTTATAGCAAGCGGTAGTGTAGGTGAAGAAGCTATCTCATTAGGCTCTTTAGATGCCTTGCCAGTAGCATTATTGGTAATAGGGATAGGATTTGGACTAGGTGGAGCTACGGGTTATGCCATTAACCCAGCGCGTGATTTTGGACCTCGATTAATGCACGCATTGCTACCCATAAAGAATAAAGGAACCAATGATTGGGGATATGCATGGGTGCCCATTCTTGGCCCGTTGACTGGTGGTGCCTTGGCTGCGTTTGTATATTGTTTAATAGGGATTTAA
- the def gene encoding peptide deformylase, with protein MVLPIVAYGDPVLRKVGKEIEKNLPKLDELIENMWETMYNASGVGLAAPQIGLPVRLFLVDATPFAEDDELSEKERKDLDGFKKVFINAKMQEETGEDWVFNEGCLSIPEIREDVTRKDTITITYFDENFKKQTENFDGILARIIQHEYDHIEGILFTDKLSSLKKRLLKGRLANISKGKINADYRMRFPNMKKAR; from the coding sequence ATGGTTTTACCAATTGTCGCTTATGGCGATCCAGTACTGCGAAAGGTAGGAAAGGAAATTGAAAAGAATTTACCTAAACTTGACGAGCTCATAGAGAATATGTGGGAGACCATGTATAATGCGAGTGGCGTTGGTTTGGCTGCACCACAAATTGGCCTACCTGTTAGATTGTTTTTGGTAGATGCCACTCCTTTTGCCGAAGATGATGAGCTGTCTGAGAAAGAAAGAAAGGATCTTGATGGATTTAAAAAAGTGTTCATTAATGCGAAAATGCAAGAAGAAACCGGTGAGGATTGGGTTTTTAATGAAGGGTGTTTAAGCATCCCTGAGATTCGTGAGGATGTTACGCGTAAAGATACAATCACGATTACGTATTTTGATGAAAATTTCAAAAAACAAACTGAGAATTTCGATGGTATTTTAGCTCGAATTATTCAGCACGAATATGATCATATTGAAGGTATTCTATTTACGGATAAGCTATCATCGCTTAAGAAACGATTATTAAAAGGAAGATTGGCCAATATATCCAAAGGCAAAATAAATGCTGATTATCGCATGCGCTTTCCCAATATGAAAAAAGCCCGGTAA
- a CDS encoding SGNH/GDSL hydrolase family protein, with product MKLTGAYYSILFLFITCFYGQAQKQNRFQGEVEAIQKKYDTLWNPSKETIVFTGSSSIRLWKELNDLFPDHQIVNTGFGASLSTDLLHYCKELVINFNPYRVFIYEGDNDLASKRKPKEILTTTKEIVSNIWMNNNKTQIILISAKPSITRWSLKRKYKRLNRKFKRLAKKEELIQFVDVWSPMLEGKKINQELFLEDGLHMNARGYEIWYPLIKPFVLN from the coding sequence ATGAAGTTAACAGGTGCATATTACTCCATACTTTTTCTTTTTATAACTTGTTTCTATGGACAGGCACAAAAGCAAAATCGGTTTCAAGGTGAAGTTGAAGCAATTCAAAAAAAGTATGATACACTTTGGAACCCCTCTAAAGAAACTATCGTATTTACGGGTAGTTCAAGTATTAGGTTATGGAAAGAATTGAATGATCTATTCCCAGATCATCAAATAGTGAATACAGGTTTTGGAGCATCATTGAGCACAGACTTACTGCACTATTGTAAAGAATTGGTCATAAACTTCAATCCGTATAGAGTCTTTATATATGAAGGCGACAATGATTTGGCATCAAAAAGAAAACCAAAAGAAATATTGACAACAACCAAAGAAATTGTCTCCAATATCTGGATGAACAATAACAAGACGCAAATTATATTGATTTCTGCCAAACCAAGTATTACAAGGTGGTCATTAAAAAGAAAATACAAACGGCTAAACCGTAAATTCAAAAGGTTGGCAAAAAAAGAAGAACTGATACAATTTGTTGATGTTTGGAGTCCCATGTTGGAGGGCAAAAAAATAAATCAAGAATTATTTCTTGAAGACGGTTTACATATGAATGCCAGAGGATATGAAATCTGGTATCCATTGATTAAGCCATTTGTTTTAAATTAA
- a CDS encoding DUF2853 family protein: MSDLAEKLAKLKETAEGQLKECGVSNVDQELLESLVNRLRTMVDNKDATLVSGKDASELETVRRNFAEKKLGVTDKDKAMAAINKVAEKMSGIRMKSRPAFYYLVQQELS, encoded by the coding sequence ATGAGTGATTTAGCGGAAAAATTGGCTAAACTAAAAGAAACGGCAGAGGGTCAATTAAAGGAGTGTGGAGTATCCAATGTAGATCAAGAGCTCTTGGAGTCTTTGGTGAACAGATTGCGTACAATGGTTGACAATAAAGACGCGACCTTGGTTTCGGGCAAGGATGCCTCTGAGTTAGAGACAGTGCGTCGTAATTTTGCTGAAAAAAAATTGGGTGTTACTGACAAAGACAAGGCGATGGCTGCGATAAATAAGGTTGCAGAAAAAATGTCTGGTATCCGAATGAAAAGTAGACCCGCATTCTATTACTTGGTACAACAAGAATTAAGCTAA
- the ruvX gene encoding Holliday junction resolvase RuvX, with translation MGRIVALDYGKVRTGIAVTDELQLIASGLTTVKTVELISFLKKYVSEENVEKFVVGEPRQMDYTPSQAEELIKPFLKHLGRTFIEIPIERQDERFTSKMAFQSMIDGGIKKKQRKNKALVDEISATLILQAYLNKK, from the coding sequence TTGGGTCGAATTGTCGCTTTAGACTATGGAAAAGTACGTACGGGGATTGCTGTAACAGATGAATTGCAGTTAATTGCCTCAGGACTTACCACTGTAAAGACAGTTGAACTCATAAGTTTTTTGAAAAAGTATGTTTCTGAGGAAAATGTAGAGAAATTTGTTGTAGGTGAACCCAGACAAATGGACTATACACCTTCCCAAGCGGAAGAATTGATAAAGCCTTTCTTAAAGCATTTAGGAAGAACATTCATTGAAATTCCCATTGAAAGGCAAGATGAGCGTTTTACCTCTAAAATGGCATTTCAATCAATGATTGATGGCGGTATCAAAAAAAAGCAACGCAAGAATAAAGCGCTTGTAGATGAAATAAGTGCAACCCTGATTTTACAGGCGTATTTAAATAAAAAATAG
- a CDS encoding family 20 glycosylhydrolase: MIKTISTRIFAFLFIAAIVFACQEEKKKRINFPPTDLAKQSLIPQPLKVIPTNNAFGLDRYTAIYTSKDEQGFSEVGAFLAEKIKARLDLDLPVNSNSDEPVERIIYINQSDSLELDSPEAYQLYITQDSVILNSNTAEGAFRGVQTLRQIIPFESNDTLAEQRIWPIPTGKITDNPTFGFRGSMLDVARHFFSVDDVKKYIDLLSYYKINVLHLHLTDDQGWRIEIKSWPKLTEVGGSTEVGGEAGGFFTQEDYKEIVSYAAKHYMTIIPEVDMPGHTNAASVSYPFLNGNGKTPKLYEGTHVGFSTFDARKDTVYAFIDDVVREISEITPGPYFHIGGDESHVTKKSDYIHFVEKVEKIVQKHGKQMIGWDEVASANIDSSSISQYWSNGKNAQKAVDRGMKVILSPAKKAYLDMKYDSLTKLGLTWAAYIPVDSAYVWTPEEYEGIPMENILGVEAPLWSETISNIDELEQLAFPRVIGYSELSWSIKENRDWEKYREKLADQAPFLDYMNVKYYASPLIDWKKSKYTYKEIIKD; this comes from the coding sequence ATGATCAAAACAATCAGTACCAGAATCTTTGCCTTTTTATTTATTGCCGCTATTGTTTTTGCTTGTCAAGAAGAGAAAAAGAAAAGAATCAACTTTCCTCCTACCGATTTAGCAAAGCAAAGTCTAATTCCACAACCCTTAAAAGTAATCCCTACGAATAATGCATTTGGACTAGATCGTTACACGGCAATATATACTTCAAAAGATGAACAAGGATTTTCTGAAGTAGGAGCATTTTTAGCTGAAAAAATTAAGGCAAGATTAGATTTGGATCTTCCCGTTAACTCAAATAGTGATGAACCAGTAGAACGCATTATCTACATCAATCAATCCGATAGTCTTGAATTGGATTCCCCCGAAGCGTATCAACTTTACATTACTCAAGATTCGGTAATATTGAATTCCAATACTGCGGAAGGCGCTTTTAGAGGCGTTCAAACGTTGCGGCAGATTATTCCTTTTGAGAGTAATGACACCTTGGCCGAACAGCGCATTTGGCCTATACCAACGGGTAAAATAACTGATAATCCAACTTTTGGGTTTAGGGGATCTATGCTTGATGTTGCTCGGCACTTCTTTAGTGTGGACGATGTTAAAAAATATATTGACCTATTGTCCTATTACAAAATAAATGTACTGCATTTACATTTGACAGATGACCAAGGCTGGCGTATAGAAATTAAATCTTGGCCAAAATTGACCGAAGTTGGTGGTAGCACAGAAGTCGGTGGTGAGGCCGGCGGATTCTTCACCCAGGAAGATTATAAGGAAATCGTTTCATACGCGGCCAAACATTATATGACCATAATTCCTGAAGTAGATATGCCAGGCCATACCAACGCCGCATCGGTCTCATATCCATTTTTAAACGGTAATGGGAAAACGCCTAAGTTATACGAAGGAACCCATGTTGGGTTTAGCACTTTCGATGCTCGAAAAGATACGGTCTATGCCTTTATTGACGATGTTGTACGTGAAATATCTGAAATTACGCCTGGACCTTATTTTCATATTGGAGGAGACGAAAGTCATGTGACCAAAAAGAGCGATTACATTCATTTTGTTGAAAAAGTTGAAAAAATAGTGCAGAAACATGGAAAACAAATGATTGGATGGGATGAAGTTGCTTCCGCAAATATAGATTCCTCGTCTATTTCACAATATTGGTCCAATGGAAAAAATGCACAAAAGGCAGTTGACAGAGGCATGAAAGTAATCTTATCACCAGCCAAAAAAGCCTATTTGGACATGAAATATGATTCTCTTACCAAACTCGGTCTAACATGGGCAGCTTACATTCCGGTTGACTCAGCATATGTTTGGACACCTGAGGAATATGAAGGAATTCCCATGGAAAACATTTTAGGAGTTGAAGCACCTCTTTGGTCCGAAACCATAAGTAATATTGATGAGCTTGAGCAGCTGGCTTTCCCACGGGTCATTGGGTATTCAGAATTAAGCTGGTCAATAAAAGAAAATAGAGATTGGGAAAAGTATAGAGAAAAATTAGCCGATCAAGCGCCATTTTTAGATTATATGAACGTAAAGTATTATGCTTCCCCTCTTATTGATTGGAAAAAAAGTAAATACACTTATAAAGAAATTATAAAGGATTAA
- a CDS encoding carbohydrate binding family 9 domain-containing protein, producing MKIPSLMIMGCLLAIPYFAISQSTTTNLKERPNAQAVSIIAEPNIDGDVLGDDVWKTIQPFGAFSQMQPNYGQAASEKTDIRIAYTSSTFYVSVVCFDAEPDKLVVSDARRDADLENTDAFLFILDTYKDNQNGFVFGTNSIGVEYDAQVDNEGQGNFNANRQQGGTIGGFNINWDGSWEVKTKVGDFGWSAEFAIPLRTLRFQAGKDWGINFRRNIRKSNEIVYWAELPVGFDIYRLSLAGTLEGLDLRNPGNLKVVPYALGRSSKDFTLTDSEYEFDAEVGGDIKYSITPSLTLDLTYNTDFAQVEVDQQQVNLDRFNLFFPEKRPFFLENAGLFSVGSPGEVDLFFSRRIGIGEEGNVVPIIGGARLSGKVNRTNVGLLTMFTEDVEGANIEKNNFTVARVNHEFKGRSALGAVVINREGLETSGDFNRTMAIDGKLGLGKKARLSGFAAKTSGTVDAEDEHAFKLQTDYKWNNWEIRGAYTEVGEGFNPEVGFLLRSSFKKPEGLVLYHLRPKNEDSKILEHRPHISYRGYWNFNGFQETGFLHVDNHWEYKSGFEIHTGVNFTTEGVVDPFEISENVFVQPGIYKHAESQFILMTNKSKPVAFNLRSVIGGSFGGTRYLNSGTLSLRQGDKFNAAFTYMYNKVNLPVGDFNANVFISQLSYSFKPNIYIQGLVQNNTVNKLWAANLRFGWLQQANTGLFVVYNHNIQDGSPFNNSFIIKYTRMFDLVK from the coding sequence ATGAAAATACCAAGTTTAATGATTATGGGTTGCCTTTTGGCAATACCTTATTTCGCAATTTCACAAAGTACCACAACCAATCTTAAAGAACGACCAAATGCCCAAGCGGTTTCGATTATTGCTGAACCAAATATAGATGGGGATGTTTTAGGTGATGATGTTTGGAAAACGATTCAACCTTTTGGTGCATTTAGCCAAATGCAACCTAATTATGGGCAAGCAGCAAGTGAAAAGACCGATATACGTATCGCCTATACTTCATCTACTTTTTATGTTTCCGTGGTTTGTTTTGATGCTGAGCCCGATAAATTGGTTGTTTCTGATGCTAGGAGGGATGCCGATTTGGAAAACACTGATGCCTTTCTTTTTATTTTAGATACCTATAAGGACAATCAGAACGGGTTTGTCTTCGGAACCAATTCAATTGGAGTGGAATATGATGCCCAGGTAGATAATGAAGGCCAGGGTAATTTTAATGCAAACCGTCAACAAGGAGGTACCATTGGTGGTTTTAATATAAATTGGGATGGTTCTTGGGAAGTAAAAACTAAAGTTGGCGATTTTGGTTGGAGCGCAGAATTCGCTATTCCATTACGAACACTTCGTTTTCAGGCAGGAAAAGATTGGGGTATTAACTTTCGTAGGAACATTCGAAAAAGCAATGAAATTGTATATTGGGCAGAATTGCCAGTGGGTTTCGATATTTACAGGCTTTCTTTAGCAGGAACATTGGAAGGTTTGGATTTAAGAAACCCAGGGAATTTAAAGGTGGTCCCCTATGCTCTAGGGCGTTCATCCAAAGACTTTACTTTAACAGATTCAGAATATGAATTTGATGCTGAGGTGGGTGGTGATATAAAATATAGTATTACCCCGAGCTTAACTCTGGATCTTACCTATAATACGGATTTTGCACAGGTTGAAGTTGATCAGCAACAGGTAAACCTGGATCGTTTTAATTTATTCTTTCCTGAAAAACGACCTTTCTTTCTTGAAAATGCGGGTTTATTTAGTGTGGGAAGCCCAGGCGAAGTAGATCTTTTCTTCAGTAGAAGAATAGGTATTGGTGAAGAAGGCAATGTCGTACCAATAATTGGGGGAGCACGCCTTTCAGGTAAAGTGAACAGAACAAATGTTGGCTTATTGACAATGTTCACGGAAGATGTAGAGGGCGCCAATATAGAAAAGAATAATTTCACCGTTGCTCGAGTTAATCACGAATTTAAAGGAAGGTCTGCCCTAGGCGCGGTGGTGATAAATAGAGAAGGGCTAGAGACCAGTGGCGATTTTAACCGTACGATGGCAATTGATGGAAAATTGGGCTTAGGGAAAAAGGCCAGATTATCGGGGTTTGCTGCGAAAACTTCAGGGACTGTTGATGCGGAAGATGAACATGCCTTTAAACTACAAACAGATTATAAATGGAATAATTGGGAAATTCGGGGCGCCTATACCGAAGTTGGAGAAGGGTTTAACCCAGAGGTAGGTTTTTTGTTACGTTCTTCTTTCAAGAAACCTGAGGGGTTAGTGCTATACCATTTGAGGCCAAAAAATGAAGATTCGAAAATATTGGAACATAGGCCACATATATCTTATCGAGGATATTGGAACTTTAATGGTTTTCAAGAAACGGGTTTTTTACACGTAGATAACCATTGGGAATACAAAAGTGGATTTGAAATACATACAGGTGTGAATTTTACGACCGAGGGGGTTGTTGATCCTTTTGAAATTTCAGAAAATGTATTTGTGCAACCGGGAATTTATAAGCATGCCGAGTCCCAATTCATTTTAATGACCAATAAAAGTAAACCAGTAGCTTTTAATCTTCGTTCTGTTATAGGTGGTTCTTTTGGTGGTACACGTTACTTGAATAGTGGTACACTTTCTTTACGACAAGGAGATAAATTCAATGCTGCTTTTACCTATATGTATAATAAGGTGAACTTACCTGTAGGGGATTTTAATGCCAATGTTTTCATTAGTCAATTGTCGTATTCTTTTAAACCAAACATTTATATACAAGGATTGGTTCAGAATAACACCGTAAACAAACTTTGGGCGGCCAACCTTCGATTTGGCTGGTTGCAACAGGCGAATACGGGACTGTTCGTTGTATATAATCATAACATACAGGATGGCAGTCCCTTTAACAACAGTTTTATCATTAAGTACACCCGAATGTTCGATTTGGTGAAATAA
- a CDS encoding serine hydrolase domain-containing protein translates to MTKNHLKTLTTLVLLYLFIPFSSNAQNSGGNKTIEGLSKERIARYDSFLKNEIDEGRIAGAVSLISRNGKIVHKESFGLQSKTAGSQMNDDGIFHLMSMTKPIVTAAFMMLYEEGHFFLTDPVSKYLPQFKDMEVSSDSSKGKDGPTESAHKEITIAHLLSHTAGFSHGLGGTELDNDIAKALYYEPQENIESRVNTLASLPLVGHPGEQWYYSASPDVLALMIEKISGQSLDKFLDERIFKPLGMNDTGYNISKKNHARWVPVHNINKEGTLVNSEQQLPIEGNAVFGGTHGLFSTASDYLRFCQMMLNKGNYNGQQFLSSKTVDIMTLNQTGDLQHAPGQGFGFGFGVTVDLADSKSLGSVGQYYWGGAYSTYFFIDPNEKLISILMTQLQPYSNYYSEKMRQFVYQTIVD, encoded by the coding sequence ATGACCAAAAACCATCTTAAAACACTAACCACTTTAGTTCTTTTGTATTTGTTTATCCCATTTTCCTCCAATGCTCAAAATTCGGGAGGTAATAAAACAATTGAAGGCTTATCCAAAGAAAGAATTGCCCGTTATGATTCTTTTTTAAAAAATGAGATTGATGAAGGTAGAATTGCCGGCGCAGTTTCCCTCATTTCCAGAAATGGAAAAATTGTGCATAAAGAGAGTTTTGGGCTGCAAAGCAAAACCGCTGGTTCGCAAATGAATGATGACGGTATCTTCCATCTTATGTCGATGACGAAACCTATTGTAACAGCAGCTTTTATGATGCTATATGAGGAGGGTCATTTTTTTCTGACTGATCCAGTATCAAAATATTTACCGCAGTTTAAAGACATGGAAGTTAGCTCTGATTCTTCAAAAGGAAAAGATGGCCCCACAGAATCTGCCCATAAAGAAATAACGATTGCTCATTTGTTGTCACATACGGCAGGGTTCTCGCATGGTCTTGGTGGTACGGAATTGGATAATGATATCGCAAAAGCCCTTTACTATGAACCTCAGGAAAATATTGAAAGTAGAGTCAATACCCTTGCCAGTCTTCCTTTAGTAGGTCATCCTGGAGAACAATGGTATTATAGTGCTTCACCAGACGTTCTAGCTTTGATGATAGAGAAAATTTCGGGGCAGTCATTGGACAAATTTCTTGACGAACGTATCTTTAAACCTCTTGGAATGAATGATACAGGTTATAATATCTCCAAAAAGAATCATGCACGTTGGGTGCCAGTACACAATATTAATAAAGAAGGTACACTGGTTAACTCTGAACAGCAACTGCCCATAGAAGGGAATGCAGTTTTTGGTGGCACACACGGCTTGTTTTCTACAGCTTCAGATTATCTTAGATTTTGTCAGATGATGCTCAATAAGGGGAATTATAATGGTCAGCAATTTCTCAGCTCTAAAACGGTAGACATTATGACCCTAAATCAAACCGGTGATTTGCAACATGCCCCTGGCCAAGGTTTTGGTTTCGGATTTGGAGTAACAGTAGACCTTGCGGATTCCAAAAGTCTTGGTTCCGTTGGTCAATATTATTGGGGTGGTGCTTATTCTACTTATTTCTTTATTGATCCAAATGAAAAATTGATCTCTATTTTAATGACACAATTACAGCCTTATAGTAACTACTATAGTGAGAAAATGAGGCAGTTCGTGTACCAAACAATAGTTGATTAG
- a CDS encoding alpha/beta hydrolase, which yields MRKYATLILMIFTSMVSCGQEIIELPFSPCDGVTWEGGEKEYFSELWQTQVVTNVSVPSMEVFRPQNPNGTAVIIAPGGALYAHSINSEGNDVAKWLNTKGITAFVLKYRLVPTGEDGIKDFNDDREDVYKKVDKIMPHSVNDGLAALEHVIKNANKYNVESGKIGFMGFSAGGAVTMGVTYNYSEKNRPDFIVPVYPWTTVMKKNEVPTDAPPMLVICATNDPLDLAEGSINLYSDWLKNKKKTGLHMYSQGGHGFGMRTQNLPSDNWISRFYEWALVEGFTTAE from the coding sequence ATGAGGAAATATGCAACATTGATTTTAATGATCTTTACAAGCATGGTGTCCTGTGGTCAAGAAATTATAGAATTACCTTTTTCTCCCTGCGATGGTGTCACCTGGGAAGGTGGTGAAAAAGAATATTTTTCAGAATTGTGGCAAACCCAGGTAGTGACAAATGTTTCCGTCCCTTCAATGGAAGTTTTTAGACCACAAAATCCAAACGGAACGGCAGTGATTATAGCACCTGGTGGAGCGTTATACGCCCATAGTATAAATAGTGAGGGTAATGATGTAGCCAAGTGGTTGAACACAAAAGGAATTACGGCTTTTGTTTTAAAATATAGATTGGTACCGACAGGTGAAGATGGAATTAAGGATTTTAATGATGATAGAGAAGATGTTTATAAGAAGGTAGATAAAATTATGCCTCATTCAGTAAATGACGGACTCGCTGCCCTTGAACATGTCATAAAAAATGCAAATAAATATAATGTAGAAAGCGGTAAAATAGGTTTTATGGGTTTTTCTGCAGGCGGAGCAGTAACGATGGGAGTTACTTATAATTATTCTGAAAAGAATAGACCTGATTTTATAGTTCCTGTTTATCCTTGGACAACAGTTATGAAAAAAAATGAAGTTCCTACAGATGCTCCACCAATGTTGGTTATTTGTGCCACTAATGACCCCTTAGATTTGGCCGAGGGCAGTATAAATCTTTATTCCGATTGGCTTAAAAACAAAAAGAAAACCGGATTGCATATGTATTCACAAGGAGGACATGGTTTTGGAATGCGGACCCAAAATCTCCCTTCGGACAATTGGATTTCCCGATTCTATGAGTGGGCACTAGTAGAAGGTTTTACAACTGCAGAGTAA
- a CDS encoding S10 family peptidase, whose protein sequence is MKNIVLVFLLLFGTVFYAQDTIPKAEISTTMQSVNINGRTIYLTAQAGTFEVRDENNKPIALMGHTYYSKGSDKKGSSNRSRPIVFAYNGGPGSSSFWLHMGVLGPKRIVVNDPITTPAAPYKISNNNYSILDVADLVMIDPVGTGLSVPVGKSKFKDFWGVDQDIRSLSLFITQFLIEHNRMNSPKYLLGESYGTFRNAGVMNKLLNQGIAMNGVIMVSAVFDLRTLLFPPNDDLPYIVHFPTYAATAWYHNMVENKPEDVYTFLDEIRAFTQNEYTPALFKGDQISETEKNEIASKLAAYTGTSSSYWLKADLRVTASEFFAEFLRDKGEIVGRLDSRFTGINQDLISQEGSHDPQSSAISPAYITGFLDYLHRNLKVSKKLTYSITAGRRKGFKWDWSHEGNNRWGTQAAINTSIDMAQAMSRDPNMKVLILNGIYDIATVFYGVEHSINHMGLTKEIKDNIIMEYYEAGHMMYTHQPSLVKFKKDVADFIKTTSK, encoded by the coding sequence ATGAAAAATATAGTTTTAGTATTTCTGCTATTGTTCGGAACGGTTTTCTATGCTCAGGATACCATTCCCAAGGCAGAAATATCAACCACCATGCAAAGTGTGAATATTAATGGCAGAACCATTTATCTAACTGCACAAGCGGGTACATTCGAAGTTCGTGATGAGAATAACAAGCCTATTGCTCTAATGGGCCATACGTACTATTCAAAAGGAAGTGATAAAAAGGGATCAAGTAATAGGTCAAGACCTATAGTATTTGCCTATAATGGAGGGCCTGGTTCTTCTTCATTCTGGTTACATATGGGAGTTTTGGGGCCAAAACGCATTGTTGTCAACGATCCTATAACGACACCAGCTGCACCTTATAAAATAAGCAATAACAATTATTCGATTTTGGATGTTGCCGACTTGGTTATGATCGATCCTGTTGGGACCGGATTAAGTGTACCCGTAGGTAAATCCAAATTCAAGGATTTTTGGGGCGTTGACCAAGACATAAGAAGTCTTTCATTATTCATTACCCAATTTTTAATTGAACATAACAGAATGAATAGCCCTAAATATCTTTTAGGGGAGAGTTATGGTACTTTTAGGAATGCAGGGGTAATGAACAAACTTCTGAATCAAGGTATTGCGATGAATGGGGTAATTATGGTTTCAGCAGTTTTTGATTTAAGAACTTTGTTGTTTCCTCCAAATGATGACTTGCCTTACATTGTGCATTTCCCAACCTACGCTGCTACTGCCTGGTACCATAATATGGTTGAAAATAAACCAGAAGATGTTTATACTTTTTTGGACGAGATAAGGGCATTTACCCAAAATGAATATACACCTGCTTTATTCAAAGGTGATCAAATCTCGGAAACAGAAAAAAATGAAATAGCATCGAAACTAGCAGCTTACACCGGAACATCCTCATCGTATTGGCTAAAGGCAGATTTAAGAGTGACCGCAAGCGAATTTTTTGCGGAATTCTTAAGGGATAAAGGTGAAATCGTAGGTCGCTTGGATTCAAGGTTTACTGGAATAAACCAAGACCTCATATCTCAAGAAGGTAGCCATGATCCTCAAAGCTCGGCAATTTCACCGGCGTACATCACTGGCTTTTTGGACTATTTGCACAGAAACCTCAAAGTAAGTAAAAAGCTAACTTATTCAATTACAGCAGGTCGCAGAAAAGGTTTTAAATGGGATTGGTCGCATGAAGGAAATAATCGATGGGGAACCCAAGCGGCCATAAATACCAGTATTGATATGGCCCAAGCCATGTCAAGAGATCCAAATATGAAAGTATTGATTCTTAATGGTATTTATGACATTGCCACGGTATTTTATGGTGTTGAACATAGCATCAACCATATGGGCTTGACCAAAGAAATAAAAGATAATATCATTATGGAATATTATGAAGCTGGGCATATGATGTATACACATCAACCCTCATTGGTTAAATTCAAGAAAGATGTAGCTGATTTTATTAAGACCACTTCTAAATGA